The Guyparkeria halophila DNA window TTACCCACGCCGCCGCTGCTGTCCACCGGGCAGCCATCTCCGGTCGCCAGCAAAAGGAAGACCCGGCGCAAACCGGGTCTTGTCAGTCCCTATCCTTACTCGGCGATCTGGGCCGCCGGGCGGGAGAACGACACCGGGGGCGGCTCCTCGTTCTCGAAGGTCACCACCTCGTAGGCCGACTCCTTCGCCAACAGCGCCCGCAGCAGCTGGTTGTTCAGCGCATGGCCCGACTTGTGACCGGTGAAACTGCCGATCACGCTGCAGCCGAGCAGATAGAGATCGCCGATGGCATCGAGGATCTTGTGCTTGACGAACTCGTCGCCGTAGCGCAGCCCGTCCTCGTTGAGGATGTGCTCCTCGCCGACGACGATGGCGTTGTCCACCGAGCCGCCCAGCGCGAGATTGCGCGAGCGCATCATCTCCAGATCGCTCATGAAGCCGAAGGTCCGTGCCCGGGCCACTTCCTTGACGAAGGAGGTCGAGGAGAAATCGATCTCGGCCAAGCGCGCCGACTTGTCGAGCACCGGGTGGTTGAAGTCGATCGACATCGCGACGCGAAAGCCCTCGTGCGGGTCAAAGCGCACCCAGCGATCACCGTCGATCACCTCGACCGGCTCGAGGATGCGGATGAAACGCTTGTGGGCGTCCTGCTCCTCGATGCCTGCCGACTGGATCAGGAAGACAAACGGGCTGGCGCTGCCGTCCATGATCGGCATTTCCGGGCCGTCGATCTCGACCACGCAGTTGTCGATACCCAAACCGGCCAGCGCCGACATCAGGTGCTCGACCGTGGATATCTTCACACCGTCCTTGACCAGGGTGGTGGACAGCTGGGTCTCGCCGACATTGAAGGCGTGCCCCGGAATGGTCGCATCGTTCCCGAGGTCCACTCGGTGAAAGACGATACCGCTGTCCACGGGCGCCGGGCGCAGCGTCAGGCGGACCTGCTCGCCGGTGTGCAGGCCGATCCCCGTGGCGCGAATGGTGTTGCGGAGTGTGCGTTGCTGAACCAAGATCGAAGAACC harbors:
- the lpxC gene encoding UDP-3-O-acyl-N-acetylglucosamine deacetylase, with protein sequence MVQQRTLRNTIRATGIGLHTGEQVRLTLRPAPVDSGIVFHRVDLGNDATIPGHAFNVGETQLSTTLVKDGVKISTVEHLMSALAGLGIDNCVVEIDGPEMPIMDGSASPFVFLIQSAGIEEQDAHKRFIRILEPVEVIDGDRWVRFDPHEGFRVAMSIDFNHPVLDKSARLAEIDFSSTSFVKEVARARTFGFMSDLEMMRSRNLALGGSVDNAIVVGEEHILNEDGLRYGDEFVKHKILDAIGDLYLLGCSVIGSFTGHKSGHALNNQLLRALLAKESAYEVVTFENEEPPPVSFSRPAAQIAE